A portion of the Cryptomeria japonica chromosome 5, Sugi_1.0, whole genome shotgun sequence genome contains these proteins:
- the LOC131036804 gene encoding codeine O-demethylase-like, translating to MANPVTQIDTSFKVDDVQELAKLKREDVPQRYIRPLQERIGCTALSVPPALNVPLIDMAKILSPHHSTKQPEMIRLAQACKEWGFFQVLNHGIDRGQLEVIKKVAREFFKLPFEEKDKYAMIPGTVQGYGHGFIFSDEQTLDWCDMMALGTMPMSIRKENLWPSKPLLFSDTVQAYSMEVSRLCWTLLSAIAENLGLNSNIFEEMFGGNVQAVRMNFYPPCPRPDLVLGLSAHSDGSALTVLLQDDECVGLQILKQNQWISVEPIPGALVINIGDTLEVLTNGEYKSVEHRVVTNRNNERLSIVTFHAPSYDVELGPLPQFIDEDRPRLYKSYKHADYNRHYLTNKLNGKKSLDFARI from the exons ATGGCCAATCCAGTCACCCAAATCGACACATCTTTTAAGGTTGATGACGTGCAGGAGCTTGCAAAATTGAAGCGTGAGGATGTACCACAGAGATATATTCGACCTCTACAAGAAAGGATTGGATGTACAGCACTAAGTGTTCCCCCTGCCCTTAATGTCCCTCTAATTGACATGGCCAAGATACTCTCACCACACCATTCTACCAAACAACCTGAGATGATCAGGCTTGCCCAGGCTTGTAAAGAATGGGGTTTTTTTCAG GTGTTGAATCATGGAATCGACCGAGGACAACTGGAGGTAATAAAGAAGGTGGCGAGGGAATTCTTCAAGTTGCCatttgaagaaaaagataaataTGCAATGATCCCTGGAACAGTCCAAGGATATGGTCATGGTTTCATTTTCTCAGATGAGCAAACGTTAGATTGGTGTGACATGATGGCCTTGGGAACCATGCCCATGTCTATTCGCAAGGAAAACCTTTGGCCTTCGAAGCCCTTACTGTTCAG TGATACGGTGCAGGCTTATTCAATGGAGGTATCCAGACTCTGCTGGACATTGTTGAGTGCCATAGCTGAGAACCTGGGCCTAAATTCCAATATATTTGAGGAAATGTTTGGAGGAAACGTGCAGGCCGTGAGGATGAACTTTTATCCTCCCTGCCCTAGGCCTGATCTGGTTCTAGGTTTAAGTGCACACTCTGATGGAAGTGCTCTTACTGTGTTGCTGCAAGATGATGAATGTGTAGGTTTGCAGATTCTTAAACAGAACCAGTGGATTTCTGTGGAACCAATACCAGGTGCGCTAGTTATCAACATAGGGGACACTCTCGAG GTTTTGACAAATGGAGAATACAAGAGTGTTGAGCACAGAGTAGTAACAAACAGAAACAACGAAAGATTATCGATTGTTACATTTCATGCTCCAAGCTATGATGTGGAGTTGGGTCCATTGCCTCAATTCATAGATGAAGATCGCCCAAGGCTGTATAAGAGCTATAAGCATGCAGACTACAATCGTCACTATCTCACTAACAAGCTGAACGGAAAGAAATCCCTAGATTTTGCAAGGATTTGA